CACTGTGATGTCATACATGTAATTTTActataaatttacatatacatatttatgtataCATATTGAAAGTCTGTATAATATCCATTATCATTGTGCTTACACAAtctaaatatatacagttgttgttttatttgttttgactAGTGGCAGATTGTTAGGTCTTAATTTATCtcacagaatttaaaatattattgaatCATCATCTTCAGTATCAACTTTTTtgtgcttggttggaatgaaaatgtACAGACACAATGGCTCTTGGTGAATACGATTGGTTAGCACTGCTTTAAAAATTCCACTAAATATTATTCCTCACAGCACACTCACATAGCCTCAGGTACAGAAATGACTCTgaaagaatatatttttgtcCAGTAAAGAGTAACTttatttgtctatctgtctctcattccctctctctatTTAACTACATCCAGATCAGCTACTTTGCAACCTGCACATGTCTGACTAATAAGCACGTGTACCCAACCTTCCTCCGCACTGTTCCCAGTGATGTTTTCCAGGTGCAGGCTCTGGTGCAGTTGATGTCCCATTTTGGCTGGCGCTGGGTGGGCACAATTGGCACAGATGATGACTATAGCCGATACGGAATCCAAGCCTTTACTGAGCAGCTGGAAGAATGGGGTGGTTGTGTGGCTTTTCATCGCACCATCCCGAAAGTGCCCACCCCAAAACAGATCAGTGCCATTACTGATGCCCTGGAGGCCTCCACAGCCCGAGTGATTGTGGTATTTGCCACAGAAGGTCAACTTCTAGAGCTGCTGTCAGAGGTGGCAGGGAGAAATCTGACAGGCTGGCAGTGGGTTGCCAGTGAAGCCTGGGTAACTGCCAGTATTCTTACAGCCCCAGTTTTTCAGCATGTGTTAACTGGGACCCTGGGATTTTCCTTTAGGGGTGCAAATATCTCTGGGCTGGCTGAATTTCTTCTGAGAATAAAGCCCTCGGATAACCCAGGATCAGTCTTCACTAACATGTTCTGGGAAGAACAGTTCAACTGCCGGCTGGATTATGCCAGCAGTGAGGGCTTGGACAAGCCACTCTGTACTGGCTTGGAGAATCTGGTGCAAGTTGAAAGCAGCTACACAAGTGTCACTCCGGTGCGGGTTTCCTATAACGTGTATAAGGCAGTGTATGCCATTACTCATGCTCTACACCACCTACTACAGTGCACATCCATAGCACAAGATTCAGACCAGAGAAGCTGTAATACAGGGGCAGAATTCACACCTGGACAGGTGAAAGGATCATGCAGTCTTTGCTTCCTACTAATATATTGcaaaatactgtatactgttcatattgtttattttgcattttatttacagttgcTTTATCATCTGAGGAGAGTGAACTTCACAAATCAGTTTGGAGAAAAGGTGTATTTTGATGAAAACGGTGAGCCAGTACCTCTCTATGACATCATTAACTGGCAGAAAGATGGCCGAGGTGGAATCAGGTTTCAGAGAGTGGGCAGCTATGATGGTTCAGCCCCCCGTTGGCAGCAGCTCAAGATGGACATGGACTTGATAGAGTGGACAGGAGGGCAGAGCCAGGTGTTCAgtccaaaaaaattaaacacctaGTTAGTTTATTATCAGTTAACCACATGCTTTAATTCATTGTAATTCTCACAGATGTATGGAACAGATAAGTATGACCTTAAAAAATAGAAGTCTGGCCTTGAATAATGTGTAATACAAGATCTTATAATCACATTTTCTAAGTAATTTGCTAGGTTTTATTTCACACTTTGCACTTTTGCTATTTGGTCATTTTACTTCCCTGTGAATTTTTGTAAGATAATTTCAGTGTACATTGTCCTGCAGGTGCCTTTGTCTCTGTGCACAGCCCTGTGTCCTCCTGGGACTCGACAGGCCATGCGACCAGGCCAACCCATCTGCTGTTTTGACTGTCTACCCTGCACTGAGGGAGAATTCACCAATACATCaggtaaaaagaaataaatgcacTACATAGCTGTGAAGACATGTAGTGATAggcatataaatatatgtttaatcTGTATTTACAGTATCAATGCAAATTCTGCCtggttaaataattatttttaatacaatattcacaatattctttcctttttccttacatttttatttagtttatatatatatatatatatatatatatatatatatatatatatatatatatatatatatatatatatatatatatatagatagatagatagatagatagatatagtaCAGAACTTTAAATATTGTCATTACAGAGCTGATTAATAAACAGGACAAATATAATGTAGCAAATTTTATACTAAACCCGgtttaattctcaaatctgattggtcagaaggtgttgattaattttctttaacagcaggtctgacagtagtgcagctgcaaatcacaggtttcaatatactcattctaatacaatAATTTCAATAGTAATGACATATGGagttgtatggcagacactccacataatctcattaaaatgtgttgttatttaacaacgaaaatgtttaattattaacatggTAAATCTTCTTGTGACTAGACATGTCTTTTAAATTTATGGAAGTAGTCTCAGTGTCAACACCTAACacctttttatacatttaaaatgcagctgtaacaagcagcatttttttgtcatatttacttcAAGATTTGAATTGATGTTcaataattgttgacaaattgccatgatataagaacaataaaacacttcaagatgtgctgatataggaaccatcatgttttataccttccataaaagtgtgtgtgtgcatttcttGCAGGAGCCACAGAATGTATCCGGTGTCCTCTGTACTACTGGTCCAATGCTGAGCGTGTGGCATGTGTGGCAGGCATAGAGGAATTCCTTTCCTTTCAGGAGATCATGGGTATCATCCTTGTTACCCTGTCCCTCTTGGGAGTTGCTGCAGCGACTGCTGTCTCTATAatcttcttcctcttcagaTCTACACCCATAGTCAAAGCCAACAATTCAGAGCTGAGTTTCCTGCTTTTGCTGTCACTGAAACTTTGCTTTCTCTGTTCACTGGTGTTTCTGGGCAGGCCTTCAATATGGTCCTGCCAGGCCCGGCAGGCAGCATTTGGCATTAGTTTTGTCCTTTGCATCTCCTGCATACTAGTCAAAACCATTGTGGTGTTGCTGGCTTTCCACTCCACCTTGCCTGGCTCCAGTTCCCTCAAACGATTTGGACCTCCTCAGCAAAGAGCATTTATTGTCAGTTGCACTGCAGGCCAAGCCATACTCTGCATTAGCTGGTTGGCATTAGCACCCCCTTACCCTTTTAAGAACACATCTTACCAGGGCGGAAGGATCATACTGGAGTGTAAGGATGTTTGGCCTCTGGGCTTCTATTTGGTGCTTGGTTATATTGGTCTCCTCTCCTGTGTTTGCTTCATTCTGGCCTTTTTGGGTCGGAAACTTCCAGATACATTTAACGAGGCCAAATTAATCACATTCAGTATGCTGATCTTTTTTGCTGTTTGGATCTCATTCATACCTGCATACAACAGCACCCCAGGGAAATACACAGTAGCAGTGGAGATATTTGCCATTCTGGCCTCCACTTTTGGATTGCTTTTCTGTATCTTTGCTCCTAAATGTTACATTATTCTGCTGAGGCCTGAACTTAATACCAAAAAAGGAatgactggaaaaacatcaaaatgaacTATTCATTCAAGACTTTCTTCTAACTGCAGTTTAATCAAAATACATTTGGTTGTGCTGTCCTTTAAGCGGAGACAATAATTCTATGCCATCATAGAATCTATCAATGACAATCTatacaaagaaaggaaatgctGTATAGATCTAGTATTTCACTGTATTGGAATTTATAATACAATActagacatttttaataattatttttattgttcatgTTCAATAAACGTAAGATGATGttcaataaagtttattttatggAAAATAGTTGCTACTCTTGGACAAACAGTCTATTTCTTAAATTTGAATTTGCTGGAAGCTAccttaaaaatgcaataaaatagtTACAAAGAATCAGGGGAaaggattttattttctatgttACCATATCTGCACAAATACACCCATAAATGTTTCATGCATTTCATGACTTGGTATATACACATGCAGCTTATAAGCTTTCACATATTGATCACTCCATCTCAATTACCGTTCATAAAGAGTGATATCCACATCAATATGTAATTAGAAATGGAAAGAGTCCTTACAGTTCAAtgaatgttcattaaaaattagATTATGAAtggttttcatttttgtataaaCTAACATGTAGTTTTGTGGATATTAATCTTCCATTTTAATTCAGCAggaattctttattttcagtagtgatgtgcatgtaaaaacCTTAATAAAGCTGATTGTATGcataataaagttaaaattactGTTAACTTTATGCTTTTTGTTTGTAGCTGTGACTAAATATCATGctgtaaattaatttgcaggTGTAGTCATAGGAAAAACAAGGTTCTTGCATTTTAgctaactgtgttaacacagtctGCTGCCACCATTAGGTGAACGGAAAAAATGGTACCGTGTTGGCCTGTAGGCCACCTATCATATATTCTAATAGAGAAGCCATGGGCCAGTTAACATCTGTCCGTGGGCCACATTTGGCCCTGGGGCTGGACTTTGGACACCCCTGTCCTAGCGGTATATTGAGAAGgctaatatactatatacatgTAAGCATAatcctatttatttttatatatcatgacacttaacataaaaaatattatccTGAGGTTCAGATACTATGTACACATAAGCATCACAAATTGTGACAAATTGCTGGATCTTCATGTTAACTTTGCTTTTTATTTGAGGCTCTCAAAGTGCCTTGTAGGGTTCCAAATCTGTAAGGCACTACTTAGTATTCGATCTGGCCCAAATGCAATTGTAAAACATATGGGAGCAAAAATACTAATAATCAAACCAAAGCTTGGAGCCAAAATAGCAAATATTTTTGCAGCTACAGTGAATTTTCCAGGAAAGCTTACATAAGCTAGTATAAAGGTGATCCAAACTGTACAGAATATAAGCATGCTGAATGTAATAAATTTAGCTTCATTAAAGTTATCCATGTAGTGATCAATACCAAAATGTCTTTATTGGATTACCTGAGAATGATGGTCAAAAATAATGgtgatacatttttatatactgAATATTTACAACCTTTCTTGTTACTAATCTTTCATTCAGCACATAGTATAAGGTCATAGGAGCAGACAGGTCTGCCCCTCTGCACAACTTTCCTAATGCGCACAGACTCCGCTATCtattataaaaatgtgatgaaaaaatACCACACAATTCATTGTTTTCTtctaatgtaataaatatatagagCATGACCAAAATTAGGTGTGTGATTGAAGTAAGTACAGTTAGACTACCTCTGTCTATCCTCCAACCCAACTCATATTTCTGCTGTTCTGTCCAGTATACTGACGCTAATAACTCAGATATGAGCAGGTCACATAGCAAATCACCAGAAattcaaacagtgcaaaaacattacttaaacagtatgttttttttatttaaatttactaGCGCAATACGTGGAGTGGTTGTAACATTATGCAACTATAAAATATTAGACTGAGCATAGATGaactctatttttttaaatagaatataTAGAGTAGACTGCAATGTTCATCTGTAGCcttaaacaaaatattagtcTATGTTCCACGCAATCTCTGAGCACTCACCCCGGTTAATAGGTTAATAGGTCCCACAGCTTTGCTACGGGTGCTAGCATCCTACCACTTTCCTCACATGTGCTCAGGAAAAGCAGACTACCTGGTCGTTTGTGGGAGGGGTGGATTTCCCCACTGGCACCGTGTTTACTGGACTTCCTCACTGGCACTGGTGTTCTGTTCGTTTGCTTAAACCAAGTCCAGTGTGTTTGCTCCCCAGGTCGCAAAATTGACAAGTTCAGATAGTTTTGCTATAACAGTTTTCAGATTTGCATGGTTAAAATCCTTGGCAACAATGAAAAAGCCATTAGGGTGAGCAGACTGTAGTTCACTAATGGCCCCATACAGTTCTTGTAGTGTGTCCTTAGCCTTAGCTGTAGGGGGATAGACACAGTCACAATAACAATGACTGTGAACTCCTTTGGCAGATAGTATGTCTTGACCACCATGAATTCCACCAATGATAAACAGAGTTTCAAAACTAACTCAGTGTTCTACATGTTATTGAAGGaaggtgtactttctttttcctatgattgtatataatttatataagaaatatatgtgtatataaatatataagaaatatgTGTTTTTCTTAGCATCTGTATATGAAATTGTCCAGTAGTCCTTTCAGTGCCAATGATTTGTGTTGACCCAGAATATAATGGCTGGGATGATTTGAGGCCTAGACCTTTCATAACTCCCAGAGAAAATAGTGGCTGAGTATTGGGCCACAGTTATTAACAATGCCTGTACAAACCAGCACTCTCTAAAATTAAAACGTCAGATATTTAAAGGTCATTTCAGTCAAAAACTTTCCATGAGCATGTaaataataagttaaaaaatgttttgcttcattataatatattataatgtgAAACTGAAGGTTTTTGTATATCTTGTAAATCCTTATTGCATGTGTAATAGTTTGGACACCCTTCCAGGAGTAACATCTCAGAATGTAAATAATTCCAGAGTATTATAAATTTTGCTTGCACAAACTTGATCTGCATGAAAGAGTCATCAGAAGTACTTCATCACAAAAGGCACCATCTGAAACATGCAAAACAACCTCTAGATAAGCCAAAGATTCCCTGACTTGAACATCTTTGAAAATCTGTGGGTAGATCTTAAACATGCTGTGCACGTGATGACCCAAGAATATAGCAAAGTGATATTTGCCAATGGGGTATTAATAAATATTGACTAAGTGGGGTGTTCAAAGTTTTGTCAAACATGgcacaattacatttttcattcagtACAAATTAAATGTGCATTACCATTtgcagaatgtaaaaaaaaagtttcctgtAGAGTTTGTGttaatttcttttcacttcaaataTAATTTAGTGAGGGGTGCCCACATTTTTGCATACAACAGTATAGTTGTTCTTTATAAAGTCTTGCCAttccctgtgtttgtgtaagtTTTGACCTTCTTGTTGCTGTCTGGCTGATTATGTTTTGAACCCTTGCTGTGGTATGGAATTTCTTTTTGGAATCTGATCTGTTTGGATCAGGTTGGTCTTGCTGAACCTGACTAATTGTGTTTTGGCCAATGCctgcattttggatttttggattgtaatttcacattctTTATTGTGATCTGTAATAAACCTCTTTCACATGGATCTTTACTTTGCTTCTGAGTCACCACTGTTACAAGTATGTACCTCtatgtactgtatttgtacATGTGCTTATGTCTTGGccccttcattttttcactttttcttttgttatgtttcagccttatgctaaaatgctttaaatattttttttacatcaatcTACACTCTATACCCCATAATGATAAAGCAAAATCAGATTTGTGAAACTCTGCAAAAGGTGCATatcatttctctggatcatctttgaaatatttctaCAATATTTCTATTGGAGACTACttgtggcaaattcaattgattggacatgatttggaaaggcacacacctgtctatataaggaataacagctgaaaatgcatatcagagcaaaatACAAGCCAAAAGGTTAAAGGAAGagctgcagagctcagagatgAGGCTGAGTCAAGGCACAGATCTGGCGAAGGCTACAAAAAAATTTCTGCTGCATCGAAAGTTCCCAAGAGCACAGTAGTCTCCATAATCCATAATAGGACTCTTCCTAGAGTTGGCCACCCGGCCAAACTGAGCAATTGGGGTCTTGGTAAGAACCCGATGATGTGTGGGGATGGGAGAAAGTTGCAGAAAGTCAACCAATACTGCAACACTCCACCAATCtgggctttatggcagagtggccagacggaagcctctcctcagtgcaagacacatgaaagccCACTTGgaatttgcatttgaattttaatttcattttttcttgctttcatATAGTACTAATTTAGTTCTAATGTACTTTGTAACTCATACACTCTTTGCTGGATCCTGCACCAAATAATGAACTAATATACATGACCCTTAACTCACTATCACTTCGCAGACTATTATTCACACAGACCTGTTCCTAATTATGGGTTTAGTACAAATACGCACCACAAACCTCAGTTTATTGCAAAGTATTAATCCTAGATAATCACTATTGAG
The genomic region above belongs to Pangasianodon hypophthalmus isolate fPanHyp1 chromosome 6, fPanHyp1.pri, whole genome shotgun sequence and contains:
- the LOC113534398 gene encoding extracellular calcium-sensing receptor; translated protein: MPVGELALLAVFLLLWPKVQSSESSSGCWRMGEFDPNVLEMDGDVILGGLFPLHYIAPKPDHVFTERPQVQRCSGFDLRAFRWVQTMVFAIEEINRNPRLLPGVKLGYRILDSCDHVHTSLQSAFSLVNGSSLPQTESFAARSLPCLSKAPVPAIIGLASSTPTRAVAHTFGPFEIPMISYFATCTCLTNKHVYPTFLRTVPSDVFQVQALVQLMSHFGWRWVGTIGTDDDYSRYGIQAFTEQLEEWGGCVAFHRTIPKVPTPKQISAITDALEASTARVIVVFATEGQLLELLSEVAGRNLTGWQWVASEAWVTASILTAPVFQHVLTGTLGFSFRGANISGLAEFLLRIKPSDNPGSVFTNMFWEEQFNCRLDYASSEGLDKPLCTGLENLVQVESSYTSVTPVRVSYNVYKAVYAITHALHHLLQCTSIAQDSDQRSCNTGAEFTPGQLLYHLRRVNFTNQFGEKVYFDENGEPVPLYDIINWQKDGRGGIRFQRVGSYDGSAPRWQQLKMDMDLIEWTGGQSQVPLSLCTALCPPGTRQAMRPGQPICCFDCLPCTEGEFTNTSGATECIRCPLYYWSNAERVACVAGIEEFLSFQEIMGIILVTLSLLGVAAATAVSIIFFLFRSTPIVKANNSELSFLLLLSLKLCFLCSLVFLGRPSIWSCQARQAAFGISFVLCISCILVKTIVVLLAFHSTLPGSSSLKRFGPPQQRAFIVSCTAGQAILCISWLALAPPYPFKNTSYQGGRIILECKDVWPLGFYLVLGYIGLLSCVCFILAFLGRKLPDTFNEAKLITFSMLIFFAVWISFIPAYNSTPGKYTVAVEIFAILASTFGLLFCIFAPKCYIILLRPELNTKKGMTGKTSK